In the genome of Drosophila pseudoobscura strain MV-25-SWS-2005 chromosome 3, UCI_Dpse_MV25, whole genome shotgun sequence, one region contains:
- the LOC117183528 gene encoding uncharacterized protein, protein MATARRGTTPGGTATPAAEAVGNPPVTGRFVGGYWLRSLKAVPSTSTSRTLRGCVPRAAGPHIHQNRRAPLHPRTVPPMEHLRRICSNHHILLTYTLAILVGVLATLLYVALRSSNQFHCKDLHSNTERGQSVFQEIKITILLALVFGSTTKE, encoded by the exons ATGGCGACTGCTCGGCGTGGCACCACACCCGGCGGCACGGCGACGCCCGCAGCGGAGGCCGTGGGCAACCCACCCGTCACGGGGCGCTTTGTGGGCGGGTACTGGCTGCGAAGTCTCAAGGCTGTgccgtccacgtccacgtccagaACGCTGCGCGGCTGCGTGCCGCGCGCCGCTGGACCTCACATACACCAGAACCGGCGGGCGCCTCTCCACCCGCGCACCGTGCCCCCAATGGAACACTTACGTCGGATATGCAGCAATCATCAC ATTCTGCTGACTTACACCCTTGCGATCCTGGTTGGGGTTCTGGCCACTCTGCTGTACGTGGCCCTGAGGTCTTCCAACCAATTTCACTGTAAAGACTTGCACTCGAACACTGAAAGGGGTCAGAGTGTATTTCAGGAGATCAAAATAACAATTTTGTTAGCGTTGGTTTTTGGATCGACAACAAAAGAATAA